NNNNNNNNNNNNNNNNNNNNNNNNNNNNNNNNNNNNNNNNNNNNNNNNNNNNNNNNNNNNNNNNNNNNNNNNNNNNNNNNNNNNNNacaacaacaacaacaacaacaacaacaacaacaacaacaacaacaacaggcTGCTTTACTactacaacagcaacaacagcaagcTGCTCAACAAGCCGCTTTActtcaacagcaacaacaacaacaagctgcTCAACAAGCTGCTGCTCAACAAGCTGCTCAACAAGCTCAGCAAGCTGCTttacttcaacaacaacaacaagctgcTCAACAAGCTCAGCAAGCCGCTttacttcaacaacaacaacaagctgcCCAACAAGCCCTGCtccaacaaaaacaacaagcTGCTGCTCAACAAGCTCTACTCcagcaacaacatcaacaaattcaaaatatgaaaaatcaaCAAGCAACTTCACCTCAATCACCATTATCAGGAGTACCACACCATAATCAAATTAccctacaacaacaacaactactacaacaacaacaactacaacaacagcagcaagcccagcaacagcaacaacagcaacaacaacctaATCAACAAATGAGTCAAGGACAACATCCAGTCCCTCAACCAAATCAATTTGCAATGGCAAAACCACCAATTCAAAATCCACAACCCCATTTAATACCAAACCCACAACAACCATCCGTACCAAATCCTCATGGCGCCAGTGTCGCTTCACCCCAAACCCCTTCTACAATTCAACAACATTTCCAAAAGAATCATGCTGCGCTTGCTCAAAATAATGCAAATATCAACACAAACTCACAACAACAAGCGGCACTTAAACAACAGGCTACAAACATTTCATTACAAATCTCTCAGCAACAACAAGGAAGTCCTCAACAATTGCAATtaatgcaacaacaacaaatggtACTTTCCCAAATTACTCAATTGCAGCAACAACACACTAAACTTACTCAAACCCATAATtatcttcaacaacaaactcAATTTCTTATTCAACAATTACAgttacatcaacaacaacaacaacaaccacaacaacaaaaccaacaacaacagcaacaaaacCAACCACAACagcaaccacaaccacaaccacaacctcaaccacaaccacaaccacaaccacaaccacaaccacaaccacaaccaccacaacaacaaaaccaaaaccaaccaCAACAGCAACCAAACCAACCAAACCAACAAATAACAAATCAACAAGTAAATCAACAACAGAATCAACAAATGTCTTTGAATGCTTTATTACAACAGTtgcaacaacttcaacaactaaGCCAACAAGGTCAATTAACaccacaacaaattcaactaCAGCAACAAATTATATCACAACTACAACAGAATTAAATTCAGCAACACCAACGCCAACAactaaatcaacaacaacaacaaaatcaacaacaaaatcaacaacaaaatcaacaacaaaatcaacaacaaaatcatcaaaatcaacaaaatcatcCAAAAACCCAaccacaacaaaatcaaaatcaaaatcaacaattccaacaaaatcaacaaaatcaaaatcaacaaaatcaacaaaatcaacaaaatcaacaaaatcaacaaaatcaacaaataaatcaacaattaaaccaacaacagcagttttttcaaatgatacAAAATCTTAGAACAACTGACCCACAGCGTTATGAGCAATTGAGACagcaacaattacaattacaacaacagcaacaacagcaacaacaacagcaaccacaacaaccacaacctcaacaaccacaacaaccacaacaaccacaacaaccacaacaacctcaacaaccacaacagcAACCTCAACAAAACCAAGTTCCCCAACAATTCCAACAGTTCCGTCCACAGCAACTCACTGttcaacaaatacaacagtTGCAgcaatttcaacaacaacagcaacagcaacaacaccaaccaacccaacaacaatttcaattaactCCTCAACAAATCCAACAATTCCAACAACTAAATCCACAACAAGCttttcaattacaacaacaattgcaacaacaacagttgcaacagcaacaacaacaacaacaacaacaacaacaaaaccaaaatccacaataataaaagtgtacataaattatttattcattctattgattattaataaataaaaataaaattaaaaagactGAGAAtctatttttgttttaaataatattatttttttttattttatattaaaaaaagaaattaatgtAAAAGTTTTCTTAAAACATAAGATAAGATACCATTATTTGCCCAATATTCAACTTCGATTGGAGTATCGAAACGAAGGATAGTTTCAAAAGATTTACCACAATTAGTGGTAACCTTTACGGTTTGACCAGTTTTAATGAGGGATTTATCAGTTGGTAACTCGATATTGAATTGTTCTTTACCAGTGAGACCCAAAGTAGAGGCATTTTGACCTGGTTGGAATTGCAATGGGATAATACCCATACCAACGAGATTGGATCTATGAATACGTTCAAATGAGATGGCAATGACACACTTAATTCCTTGAAGGTATGGACCTTTGGCAGCCCAATCTCTAGAACTACCAGAGCCATAATCACTACCAGCCAAAACAATGAGTTGATGACCTTCTGATTGATATTTTTCTGCAGCATCTGAAATAAACATTAACTCACCAGTTGGTACATAGGTTGTTTGTGGACCAACGGCTGGAGCCAATTTATTAACAATACGAGTATTGGCAAAGGTACCTCTAACcataatttcatcattaccTCTACGAGATCCATAGGTGTTAAAATCTTCTGGTTTTACACCTTTGGACTCTAAATAACGAGCGGCTGATGATTTTCTATTGATGTTACCGGCTGGTGAAATATGATCAGTGGTAATACTATCACCAAGATTCAAAAGACAATAAGCATTTGTAATGGCAGGTCTCTTTGAAACGGTTAATTCCATAGTCTTAAAGAATGGTGGATTATGGATATAAGTTGATTTTTCATCCCATGGGTAAAGTAAACCAGTTGGTACCTTTAATTCATTCCAACTTTTATTACCATCGTTTACATTTGAATAAACTCTTTCATACATATCTGGAAGAACACTTGATTTAATGGTTTGTTGAATCAAATCTTTTGATGGCCAAATATCACGAAGGAATACTGGTTGACCAGTTTTTTTAGAGACACCCAATGGAGTGGTTTCAAAATCGATATCAACAGTACCAGCCAATGCATAAGCAACTACCAATGGTGGGGAAGCTAAATAATTGGCTCTAAGGAGTGGATGAATACGACCTTCGAAATTACGATTACCAGAGAGTACACCGGCGACAACCAAATCCTCTTTGGTGATTGCTTCTGCGAGTGGTTCGGCCAATTCACCACTATTACCTATACAAGTCATACAACCGTAACCAGTTAAATCGAAACCCAACTTATTAAGTGGTTCTTGAAGGCCACTATGAGAAAAGTATTCAGTGACAACACCAGAACCTGGTGATAAACTAGTTTTAATGTATGGAGCAACCTCTAAACCATGTTCAACAGCATTCTTTGCTAATAAACCTGCACCCAACATTACTGATGGATTACTTGTATTGGTACAACTTGTAATTGCTGCAATGGTAACTGCACCATGACCAATGGTATATTGTTTATCTTTGAATGTGAAAGTTGCtttcttttgaatttgatcaGCAGTTAAACCAAAACCTTTAAAACCTACTGGTGATGAGAGACAACTATTGAAATCTTGTTTCATTGAATTGAGTGAGATACGATCATGTGGTCTCTTTGGTCCTGATAAACTTGGTACAACGGTTGATAAATCCAATTCCATAGTGGTGGTAAAGATTGGATGTGATTGTGACTTATAGTTACACATTAAACCTTGTGATgataaatagtttttaatatattcaatCTTTGTATTTGAACGACCAGTTGAGGCTAAATAATCAATAGTATTCTCATCAGCTGGAAAGAAACCCATAGTTGCTCCATACTCTGGTGCCATATTTGAAATGGTTGCTCTATCTTGAACTGATAATGTTGATACACCTTCACCATAAAATTCTACAAATTTACCAACTACACCTTTCTTTCTTAATTCATTGGTAACTGTTAAAACTAAATCAGTTGCTGTTGCAATATCTGGTAATTTACCTACAAATTTATATCCAACAACTTCTGGTAATACCATTGacatctaataataaaaaaaaaaaaaattaataaattttataaataaaattatataaaaatgaaattttatttataaaacttACTGGTTGACCAAGCATAACAGCTTCAGCTTCAATACCACCAACACCCCAACCACAAACACCTAAACCATTAATCATTGTTGTATGAGAATCAGTACCAACAACACTATCCGGATATAAGAGGTTACCAGTTCCATTCATAACTTCTCTTGCAATATACTCTAAATTTACTTGATGTACAATACCACTTCCAGGTGGAGCAATAAATAATCCATCAAATGCTTGAGCACcccattttaaaaatgaaaatctttCATGATTTCTATGGAATTcaatcttttgattttgcTCTAAAGCAtcaacacttttttttttttatataatttttggaAATTGGATATGttagttttttaatattaaaaaaaaaaaaaaaaaagaaaaacttaCGTTCTTGATACATCAACTTGAACAGAGTGATCAATAACTAAATCAACTGGAACAAGTGGGTTAATTTTTGCTGGATCACCACCTAA
This region of Dictyostelium discoideum AX4 chromosome 3 chromosome, whole genome shotgun sequence genomic DNA includes:
- the aco1 gene encoding aconitate hydratase; the protein is MTTNNPFDKVKDVLKSQDQTYNFYNLSKLQDPRIEKLPYSIRILLESAVRNCDNFEVHEKDVENILNWENTANKVEIPFKPARVLLQDFTGVPAVVDLAAMRDAMKRLGGDPAKINPLVPVDLVIDHSVQVDVSRTVDALEQNQKIEFHRNHERFSFLKWGAQAFDGLFIAPPGSGIVHQVNLEYIAREVMNGTGNLLYPDSVVGTDSHTTMINGLGVCGWGVGGIEAEAVMLGQPMSMVLPEVVGYKFVGKLPDIATATDLVLTVTNELRKKGVVGKFVEFYGEGVSTLSVQDRATISNMAPEYGATMGFFPADENTIDYLASTGRSNTKIEYIKNYLSSQGLMCNYKSQSHPIFTTTMELDLSTVVPSLSGPKRPHDRISLNSMKQDFNSCLSSPVGFKGFGLTADQIQKKATFTFKDKQYTIGHGAVTIAAITSCTNTSNPSVMLGAGLLAKNAVEHGLEVAPYIKTSLSPGSGVVTEYFSHSGLQEPLNKLGFDLTGYGCMTCIGNSGELAEPLAEAITKEDLVVAGVLSGNRNFEGRIHPLLRANYLASPPLVVAYALAGTVDIDFETTPLGVSKKTGQPVFLRDIWPSKDLIQQTIKSSVLPDMYERVYSNVNDGNKSWNELKVPTGLLYPWDEKSTYIHNPPFFKTMELTVSKRPAITNAYCLLNLGDSITTDHISPAGNINRKSSAARYLESKGVKPEDFNTYGSRRGNDEIMVRGTFANTRIVNKLAPAVGPQTTYVPTGELMFISDAAEKYQSEGHQLIVLAGSDYGSGSSRDWAAKGPYLQGIKCVIAISFERIHRSNLVGMGIIPLQFQPGQNASTLGLTGKEQFNIELPTDKSLIKTGQTVKVTTNCGKSFETILRFDTPIEVEYWANNGILSYVLRKLLH